One segment of Mycolicibacterium baixiangningiae DNA contains the following:
- a CDS encoding DUF6611 family protein: protein MDGITSRRTLLTRAWHRLADGDAPWGAFDIWPDRFGTTRFRLTVYPPGISARERRLLRAWRGWPAWGGLLWAVTMITSVSVVPPVISLFVSAAVFLGTGVAALLLVGDARRRVRTAIASVTVGFYHPAAHQEARHLQRLAQRLAAADIERREGTLTPVAYEATWWEVYNDLTADDADAPVQK, encoded by the coding sequence ATGGATGGGATCACTTCTCGACGCACCCTGCTCACACGGGCCTGGCACCGACTGGCCGACGGCGATGCACCGTGGGGCGCATTCGACATCTGGCCGGATCGCTTCGGCACGACAAGGTTTCGGCTAACCGTCTACCCGCCCGGTATCAGCGCCCGCGAGCGGCGCCTACTCCGCGCATGGCGCGGGTGGCCGGCATGGGGGGGCTTGCTCTGGGCCGTGACGATGATCACCTCCGTTTCGGTGGTCCCGCCGGTGATCTCGTTGTTCGTCTCCGCCGCCGTGTTCCTCGGCACCGGCGTCGCCGCGCTCCTTCTGGTCGGTGACGCGCGTCGTCGCGTGCGGACCGCTATCGCGTCGGTCACCGTCGGCTTCTACCACCCCGCCGCGCATCAAGAGGCGCGCCACCTGCAGCGCCTCGCCCAGCGACTTGCAGCCGCGGATATCGAACGGCGAGAAGGGACACTGACACCGGTGGCCTACGAGGCGACGTGGTGGGAGGTGTACAACGATCTGACCGCTGATGACGCGGACGCCCCAGTTCAGAAATGA
- a CDS encoding aldehyde dehydrogenase family protein, producing the protein MHEYDRKNLFIDGQWVAPGGTDTIEVIDPATETVIGSVPDGTASDVDAAVAAARRAFDPLITVAERRDRLARVITAMEKRLPDIAETITRELGAPVRIAQGVQTQVPLAVARGFADVLETFEFEERVDNSLILREPYGVVAAITPWNYPLYQVVAKVLPAIAAGCPVVLKPSNEAPLSVFELIEAVDEAGLPPGVVNLVSGSGRVVGERMAEHPDVDLVSFTGSTAVGRRVAELAAQSVTKVALELGGKSANVILDGGDLATAVKVGVGNAFLNSGQTCMAWTRMLVPENRYAEALGLIEAAAARYTVGDPFDPATRIGPSASASQFATVRGFIERAQRDGARLVIGGAEKIRDVGYYVAPTVFADVDPDSELGQEEVFGPVLAVIPYRDEDDALRIANGTAYGLSGAVWAENLDRAVAFARRVQTGQLDLNGGSYNPLAPFGGYKKSGIGRELGRAGFEEFLQTKSLQLPVPPTARVTVFR; encoded by the coding sequence ATGCACGAGTACGACCGGAAGAACTTGTTCATCGACGGACAGTGGGTGGCTCCTGGCGGTACCGACACGATCGAGGTGATCGATCCCGCGACGGAGACGGTGATCGGATCCGTCCCCGACGGCACGGCGTCCGATGTCGACGCCGCGGTGGCCGCAGCACGCCGCGCATTCGACCCGCTGATCACCGTGGCCGAGCGCCGGGACCGCCTGGCTCGCGTGATCACCGCCATGGAGAAGCGCCTGCCGGACATCGCCGAGACCATCACCCGGGAGTTGGGTGCCCCGGTGCGGATCGCCCAGGGCGTGCAGACCCAGGTCCCGCTGGCCGTGGCCCGTGGATTCGCCGATGTCCTCGAGACCTTCGAATTCGAAGAGCGCGTCGATAATTCGCTGATCCTGCGGGAACCCTATGGCGTCGTCGCAGCCATCACGCCGTGGAACTACCCGCTGTACCAGGTGGTCGCCAAAGTGCTGCCTGCGATCGCGGCGGGCTGCCCGGTTGTGCTCAAACCGAGCAACGAGGCGCCGCTGTCGGTGTTCGAACTCATCGAGGCGGTCGACGAGGCCGGGTTGCCACCCGGGGTGGTCAACCTCGTCTCCGGCAGCGGCCGGGTGGTGGGCGAACGGATGGCCGAGCATCCGGATGTGGACCTCGTCTCCTTCACCGGGTCCACGGCCGTCGGCCGGCGGGTCGCGGAGCTCGCCGCGCAGTCGGTGACGAAGGTCGCCCTCGAGCTGGGCGGGAAATCGGCCAACGTGATCCTGGACGGCGGTGACCTGGCGACCGCGGTGAAGGTCGGCGTCGGCAACGCGTTCCTCAACAGCGGCCAGACGTGCATGGCGTGGACGCGGATGCTGGTGCCCGAGAACCGCTACGCAGAGGCGCTCGGGCTCATCGAGGCGGCGGCCGCCCGATACACCGTGGGCGACCCGTTCGACCCGGCCACCCGCATCGGCCCGTCGGCCTCGGCGTCCCAGTTCGCCACGGTGCGCGGCTTCATCGAGCGTGCTCAGCGGGATGGTGCCCGGCTGGTCATCGGTGGCGCGGAGAAGATCCGCGACGTCGGCTACTACGTCGCACCCACTGTCTTCGCCGACGTGGACCCGGACTCCGAGCTCGGCCAGGAGGAGGTCTTCGGTCCCGTGCTCGCGGTGATCCCGTACCGCGACGAGGACGACGCCCTCCGGATCGCCAACGGCACCGCGTACGGGCTTTCCGGTGCGGTGTGGGCCGAGAATCTCGATCGTGCCGTCGCCTTCGCGCGCCGTGTGCAGACCGGCCAACTCGACCTCAACGGCGGGTCGTACAACCCGCTGGCGCCCTTCGGCGGGTACAAGAAGTCCGGCATCGGCCGCGAACTCGGCCGGGCAGGTTTCGAGGAGTTCCTGCAGACCAAGTCTCTCCAACTACCGGTCCCTCCAACTGCCCGCGTGACCGTGTTCCGCTGA
- the kdpB gene encoding potassium-transporting ATPase subunit KdpB: MSTPTIAPVSSPAPASTAPKRIEGGLLDPTMLWRSLPQALSKLDPRTLWHNPVMLIVEIGAVWSTVLAVADPSWFSWLIVAWLWLTVVFANLAEAVAEGRGKAQAESLRKTKASTTARRLTGWSPNTPGREEEVAAPLLRQGDIVVVEAGQVIPGDGDVMEGIASVDESAITGESAPVIRESGGDRSAVTGGTTVLSDRIVVKITQKPGDSFIDRMISLVEGANRQKTPNEIALNILLSALTIIFVFAVATLQPLAIFSKANNPGVPDTLALDGNGVTGIVMVALLVCLIPTTIGALLSAIGIAGMDRLVQRNVLAMSGRAVEAAGDVNTLLLDKTGTITLGNRQASAFVPLDGVTDDQLADAAQLSSLADETPEGRSIVVFAKQEYGLRARTPGELANARWVEFTATTRMSGVDLNGLQLRKGAAGSVAEWIRAQGGTVSTQLGDIVNDVSAAGGTPLVVGQVRDGKAAVLGVIHLKDVVKQGMRERFDEMRRMGIRTVMITGDNPLTAKAIADEAGVDDFLAEATPEDKMALIKKEQAGGKLVAMTGDGTNDAPALAQADVGVAMNSGTSAAKEAGNMVDLDSDPTKLIEIVEIGKQLLITRGALTTFSIANDIAKYFAIIPALFVGLFPGLDLLNVMRLHSPQSAILSAVIFNAVVIVALIPLALRGVRYTPSSASKLLSRNLCVYGLGGIIAPFIGIKLIDLVVQLFPGM; encoded by the coding sequence ATGTCCACTCCCACAATCGCTCCGGTGTCATCACCCGCGCCGGCGAGCACCGCCCCCAAACGCATCGAGGGTGGGCTGCTCGACCCGACGATGCTCTGGCGTTCACTGCCCCAGGCGCTGAGCAAACTCGACCCCCGCACGCTGTGGCACAACCCGGTCATGCTGATCGTCGAGATCGGTGCGGTGTGGAGCACCGTGCTCGCGGTCGCCGACCCCAGCTGGTTCAGCTGGCTCATCGTGGCCTGGCTGTGGTTGACGGTGGTCTTCGCCAACCTCGCCGAAGCCGTCGCCGAAGGGCGGGGGAAAGCCCAGGCCGAAAGTCTGCGGAAGACCAAGGCGTCGACAACCGCGCGCCGCCTCACCGGTTGGTCACCGAACACACCGGGGCGCGAAGAAGAGGTCGCCGCACCCCTGCTACGGCAGGGCGACATCGTCGTGGTGGAGGCCGGCCAGGTCATCCCCGGTGACGGTGACGTGATGGAAGGCATTGCCTCGGTGGACGAATCGGCGATCACCGGTGAATCCGCGCCGGTGATCCGGGAGTCGGGCGGTGATCGGTCGGCGGTCACCGGCGGCACCACGGTGCTGTCGGACCGCATCGTCGTGAAGATCACCCAGAAGCCGGGAGACAGCTTCATCGACCGGATGATCTCCCTCGTCGAAGGCGCCAACCGGCAGAAGACCCCCAACGAGATCGCGCTGAACATCCTGCTGTCGGCGCTGACGATCATCTTCGTGTTCGCGGTGGCGACACTGCAGCCGTTGGCCATCTTCTCCAAGGCGAACAATCCGGGCGTCCCGGACACGCTGGCGCTCGACGGTAACGGCGTCACCGGGATCGTGATGGTCGCGCTGCTGGTGTGCCTGATCCCGACCACCATCGGCGCCCTGCTCTCGGCGATCGGCATCGCCGGCATGGACCGGCTGGTGCAGCGCAACGTGCTGGCCATGTCGGGCCGGGCGGTCGAGGCGGCCGGTGACGTCAACACGCTGCTGCTCGACAAGACCGGCACCATCACACTCGGGAACCGCCAGGCCTCGGCATTCGTCCCGCTTGACGGAGTCACCGACGACCAGCTCGCCGATGCGGCGCAGCTGTCGAGCCTGGCCGACGAGACCCCCGAGGGCCGCTCGATCGTCGTCTTCGCCAAACAGGAGTACGGGCTGCGGGCTCGCACCCCCGGTGAACTCGCCAACGCCCGCTGGGTCGAATTCACCGCCACCACAAGGATGTCCGGCGTCGATCTGAACGGACTACAGCTCCGCAAGGGCGCCGCCGGATCGGTCGCCGAGTGGATTCGCGCACAGGGCGGTACCGTCTCGACCCAACTCGGCGACATCGTCAACGATGTCTCCGCAGCCGGCGGCACCCCGCTGGTCGTCGGGCAGGTACGCGACGGCAAAGCGGCGGTGCTGGGCGTCATCCACCTCAAGGACGTCGTCAAACAGGGCATGCGCGAACGTTTCGACGAGATGCGTCGGATGGGCATCCGCACGGTGATGATCACCGGCGACAACCCGTTGACCGCGAAGGCCATCGCCGACGAGGCGGGTGTCGACGACTTCCTCGCCGAAGCCACGCCCGAGGACAAGATGGCGCTGATCAAGAAGGAGCAGGCCGGCGGAAAGCTCGTCGCCATGACCGGTGACGGCACCAACGACGCGCCCGCCCTGGCCCAGGCCGATGTCGGCGTCGCGATGAACAGCGGCACGTCGGCGGCCAAAGAGGCCGGCAACATGGTCGATCTCGACTCGGACCCGACCAAGCTGATCGAGATCGTCGAGATCGGCAAGCAGTTGCTCATCACCCGTGGGGCGTTGACGACCTTCTCGATCGCCAACGACATCGCCAAGTACTTCGCCATCATCCCGGCGCTGTTCGTCGGCCTGTTCCCCGGACTCGACCTGCTCAACGTCATGCGGTTGCACAGCCCGCAGTCCGCGATCCTGTCCGCCGTCATCTTCAACGCGGTCGTCATCGTGGCGCTGATCCCACTGGCACTGCGCGGTGTGCGCTACACGCCGAGCAGCGCGTCGAAGCTGTTGAGCCGCAACCTGTGCGTCTACGGTCTCGGCGGAATCATCGCACCGTTCATCGGGATCAAACTCATCGATCTCGTCGTCCAACTCTTCCCAGGAATGTGA
- a CDS encoding nuclear transport factor 2 family protein has translation MSNDIALTELQEFIAGFWYHYDEAHYDEMAAAYSDDIRYVSRSESGASPFEELMSPELVGRDTVMEWLSEHRKQSPYPLRHHATNLHRTGTDDEVTRARFYIFVNQIANFVPFAVSSGVAEVTVRRGERGLEFTEMEVILDTTNSALLSELSADTATAGA, from the coding sequence ATGAGCAACGACATCGCGCTGACTGAACTGCAGGAGTTCATCGCCGGCTTCTGGTACCACTACGACGAGGCCCACTACGACGAGATGGCCGCCGCCTACTCCGACGACATCCGCTACGTCAGTCGCAGTGAGTCAGGCGCCAGCCCCTTCGAGGAACTGATGTCGCCGGAGCTCGTCGGGCGCGACACGGTCATGGAGTGGCTGTCCGAGCACCGCAAGCAGAGCCCGTACCCGTTGCGGCACCACGCCACCAACCTGCACCGCACCGGAACCGACGATGAGGTCACCCGGGCGCGCTTCTACATCTTCGTCAACCAGATCGCGAATTTTGTGCCGTTCGCGGTGTCCAGCGGCGTGGCCGAGGTCACTGTGCGGCGCGGCGAACGCGGGCTGGAGTTCACCGAGATGGAGGTCATTCTCGACACCACGAATTCGGCTCTGCTCTCCGAACTCTCGGCCGACACCGCCACCGCGGGCGCCTAG
- the kdpA gene encoding potassium-transporting ATPase subunit KdpA: MSGIVFLASLIAVIAALHVPLGDYMYRVYSSDRHLRAERMVYRLIGADPRAEQTWGGYARAVLAFSAVSVLFLFVFQLVQGKLPLHLNEPGTEMTPALAWNTAVSFVTNTNWQAYSGESTQGHLVQMAGLAVQNFVSAAVGMAVAMAFVRGLARRSTGELGNFWVDLVRGSLRVLLPISIIGALVLVAAGVIQNFGLHDQVVNTLAGAQQTVPGGPVASQEAIKELGTNGGGFFNANSAHPFENPNSFTNWFEIFLILLIPFSLPRTFGRMVGSRKQGLAITAVMAVIALTSVSLTMFFQLQAHGTVPTAVGGAMEGVEQRFGVANSAVFAAATTLTSTGAVDSFHDSYTSLGGMMTMFNMQLGEVAPGGVGSGLYGMLVLAIITVFVAGLMVGRTPEYLGKKITPREIKLAAAYFLVTPLIVLTGTAIAMAMPGQRAGMLNTGPHGLSEVLYAFTSAANNNGSAFAGITVNTEWYNTALGLAMLFGRFLPIILVLALAGSLARQAKTPASVGTLPTHRPQFVGMVAGVTLILVALTFLPMLALGPLAEGIH, translated from the coding sequence ATGTCGGGGATCGTCTTCCTCGCCTCCCTCATCGCCGTGATCGCGGCCCTTCACGTGCCGCTGGGCGACTACATGTACCGGGTCTACTCGTCCGACAGGCACTTACGTGCCGAGCGGATGGTGTACCGGTTGATCGGCGCTGACCCCAGGGCCGAGCAGACCTGGGGCGGTTACGCCCGCGCAGTGCTGGCCTTCTCGGCGGTCAGCGTCCTATTCCTGTTCGTGTTCCAACTGGTGCAGGGCAAGCTGCCGCTGCACCTGAACGAGCCGGGCACCGAGATGACACCGGCGCTGGCGTGGAACACCGCGGTCAGCTTCGTGACCAACACCAACTGGCAGGCCTACTCGGGTGAGTCCACCCAGGGCCACCTGGTGCAGATGGCCGGTCTGGCCGTGCAGAACTTCGTCTCCGCCGCGGTCGGGATGGCCGTCGCCATGGCCTTCGTGCGTGGTCTGGCCCGACGCAGCACCGGCGAACTCGGCAACTTCTGGGTGGATCTGGTCCGCGGGTCCCTCCGTGTGCTGCTGCCGATCTCGATCATCGGCGCACTCGTACTCGTCGCGGCCGGGGTCATCCAGAACTTCGGCCTGCACGACCAGGTCGTCAACACCCTCGCCGGCGCGCAACAGACCGTGCCGGGCGGCCCGGTGGCCAGCCAGGAGGCCATCAAAGAACTCGGCACGAACGGCGGCGGTTTCTTCAACGCCAACTCGGCGCACCCGTTCGAGAACCCCAACTCCTTCACCAACTGGTTCGAGATCTTCCTGATCCTGCTGATCCCGTTCTCGTTGCCTCGCACGTTCGGCCGGATGGTCGGCAGCCGTAAACAGGGACTGGCGATCACCGCGGTGATGGCCGTGATCGCGCTCACCAGCGTGAGCCTGACGATGTTCTTCCAGTTGCAGGCGCACGGCACGGTCCCGACCGCGGTCGGTGGGGCGATGGAAGGTGTCGAACAACGCTTCGGCGTCGCGAACTCGGCGGTCTTCGCGGCCGCCACCACCCTGACGTCCACCGGTGCGGTCGATTCGTTCCACGACTCCTACACCAGCCTCGGCGGCATGATGACGATGTTCAACATGCAGCTCGGCGAGGTCGCCCCCGGCGGCGTCGGATCGGGCCTCTACGGCATGCTCGTGCTGGCCATCATCACCGTGTTCGTCGCCGGATTGATGGTCGGCCGCACCCCGGAGTACCTCGGCAAGAAGATCACTCCCCGTGAGATCAAGCTGGCCGCAGCGTATTTCCTGGTGACGCCGCTCATCGTGTTGACCGGCACCGCCATCGCGATGGCCATGCCCGGGCAACGCGCGGGGATGCTCAACACCGGCCCACACGGCCTGTCGGAAGTGCTCTACGCGTTCACCTCGGCGGCCAACAACAACGGATCGGCATTCGCCGGCATCACGGTCAACACCGAGTGGTACAACACCGCACTGGGTCTGGCAATGCTGTTCGGACGATTCCTGCCGATCATCCTGGTGCTCGCCCTGGCCGGATCGCTGGCCAGACAAGCGAAGACGCCGGCCTCGGTCGGCACCCTGCCGACGCACCGGCCACAGTTCGTCGGCATGGTCGCCGGCGTCACGCTGATCCTGGTCGCGCTGACCTTCCTGCCCATGCTCGCGCTGGGCCCGCTCGCCGAAGGAATCCACTGA
- a CDS encoding SDR family NAD(P)-dependent oxidoreductase, with product MDAREAFSGGVAVITGAGAGIGAGLARRAAHLGMTVVLADIDAAAIAALRDELCQQGAQALDICCDVRDFAAVDDLAKQVRRDVGPVRLLVNNAGVEQFGYLWDTPVANWQRVVDINVSGVFHGVRAFLPMMIDAGTPAWVWNLSSIGGVAVVPLQAPYIMSKHAVLALTECLALEVQHAGHDHIHVQAVLPGAVASNIFESAGGVTDGDVDAAESQRHAMLDIKAAAMDPLAAAEVVFDQAAEGRFYLLTQPEYVGSAMAERADVLRTQRAPALRTAPRFDPAQH from the coding sequence GTGGACGCCCGGGAAGCCTTCTCCGGCGGTGTCGCGGTCATCACCGGTGCCGGCGCGGGTATCGGTGCCGGACTGGCACGCCGGGCCGCCCACCTCGGGATGACGGTGGTGCTCGCCGACATCGACGCCGCCGCGATCGCGGCTCTGCGCGACGAACTGTGCCAACAGGGTGCCCAAGCCCTTGACATCTGCTGCGACGTGCGGGATTTCGCTGCCGTCGACGATCTGGCGAAGCAGGTCCGACGCGACGTCGGCCCTGTGCGTCTGCTCGTGAACAACGCCGGTGTCGAACAGTTCGGTTATCTGTGGGACACCCCGGTCGCGAACTGGCAGCGCGTCGTCGACATCAACGTCAGCGGCGTCTTCCACGGCGTTCGGGCGTTTCTGCCGATGATGATCGATGCCGGGACGCCGGCGTGGGTGTGGAACCTCAGCTCGATCGGTGGCGTCGCCGTCGTCCCCCTGCAGGCGCCCTACATCATGAGCAAGCACGCCGTGCTCGCCCTGACGGAATGTCTTGCGCTGGAGGTGCAACACGCCGGGCACGACCACATCCACGTGCAGGCGGTGCTGCCCGGCGCCGTCGCGTCGAACATCTTCGAATCAGCCGGCGGCGTCACCGACGGGGACGTCGACGCGGCCGAGTCCCAGCGCCACGCGATGCTGGACATCAAGGCCGCTGCGATGGACCCGCTTGCCGCCGCCGAGGTGGTGTTCGACCAGGCCGCCGAAGGACGGTTCTACCTGCTGACCCAACCGGAGTACGTGGGGTCCGCGATGGCCGAACGCGCGGACGTGCTGCGCACACAACGGGCGCCGGCGCTGCGGACCGCACCGCGGTTCGACCCCGCCCAGCACTAG
- a CDS encoding potassium-transporting ATPase subunit F codes for MSAANGIGLGLAILIALFMAAALLFPERF; via the coding sequence ATGAGCGCCGCCAACGGCATCGGCCTTGGACTGGCGATTCTGATCGCGCTGTTCATGGCCGCCGCGCTGCTGTTCCCGGAGAGGTTCTAG
- a CDS encoding alpha/beta hydrolase — protein sequence MTIPSLDPDAAARVASFGVIPPMRQRGLDAVRHAVDATPHPEDMPAMAGVEDRTVPGPAGAIPLRIYRPAEDDQAPVVVYFHGGGMVMGSNRAFEPLARALAAASGATIVSVDYRLAPEAPAPAQFDDAYAATAWVADNADTLRVDAHRLAVAGDSAGGSLAAAVALAARDRGGPAIFCQVLMYPGLDRDMTCASMRLLTDAPMLNRDDIDYMHELADRGVTTTPDAYRFPALATDLTALPPAIVVTAGCDPIRDWGDRYAGRLREAGVQTTQTRYPGAYHGFLMRSDATARGRLAIAETGALLRAKFAHPLHF from the coding sequence ATGACCATCCCCTCCCTGGACCCCGATGCCGCCGCGCGCGTCGCGTCCTTCGGCGTGATACCACCGATGCGGCAGCGGGGTCTCGACGCGGTGCGGCACGCCGTCGACGCCACGCCGCACCCCGAGGACATGCCGGCGATGGCGGGCGTCGAGGACCGAACGGTTCCGGGCCCGGCGGGCGCGATTCCGCTGCGGATCTATCGTCCGGCCGAGGACGATCAGGCTCCGGTGGTCGTCTATTTCCACGGCGGCGGAATGGTCATGGGGTCCAACCGCGCCTTCGAGCCGCTCGCGCGGGCGCTGGCTGCCGCGAGCGGCGCGACGATCGTCTCCGTCGACTACCGTCTGGCTCCCGAGGCACCGGCCCCTGCGCAGTTCGACGACGCCTACGCCGCCACCGCGTGGGTCGCCGACAACGCCGACACGCTGCGGGTCGACGCGCACCGACTGGCGGTCGCCGGCGACAGCGCGGGTGGATCGCTGGCGGCCGCAGTGGCATTGGCCGCCCGCGACCGTGGCGGTCCCGCGATCTTCTGCCAGGTGCTGATGTATCCCGGCCTGGACCGCGATATGACCTGCGCGTCGATGCGACTTCTGACCGATGCGCCGATGCTGAACCGCGACGACATCGACTACATGCACGAACTGGCCGATCGCGGGGTCACCACAACGCCGGACGCATACCGGTTTCCAGCTCTCGCAACAGATCTCACCGCGCTGCCGCCGGCCATCGTCGTGACCGCCGGATGCGACCCGATCCGCGACTGGGGTGACCGGTACGCCGGGCGGCTGCGTGAGGCCGGCGTGCAGACCACCCAGACCCGTTATCCCGGTGCCTATCACGGCTTCCTGATGCGCTCGGATGCGACGGCGCGGGGCCGGCTGGCCATCGCGGAGACAGGTGCCTTGCTGCGAGCCAAATTCGCACACCCGCTTCATTTCTGA
- a CDS encoding zinc-binding dehydrogenase, translated as MFEGRIARFDAPGTPFVIETVTLPEVGPGEILVKVTRTNICGSDLHAWHGTFATRGLGGQLPTVLGHEMVGAVAALGDGVDTDSNGKPLTEGTRVVFPYFFSCHRCRNCLMGRRNACLNLTMAMLGRADQPPYFVGGYADYFLLPAGAVVYTVPDTVSDDIASGANCALSQVMYGLDRVDLQLGEIVVVQGAGALGLYAVAVAKARGADTVIAIDGVPDRLELATAFGADAVIDINEAATVKDRAKIVRELTGGHGADVVVEVVGHPSAIDEGLKLLGQFGRYAEIGNINIGKTFEFDPSRFVFGNKTMVGVSLYEPSVLSRALTFLERHRDHLPLDRLAAAQYPLDDINEAFAAAEGKRDVRASIVP; from the coding sequence GTGTTCGAAGGACGGATCGCTCGTTTCGACGCGCCCGGCACACCGTTCGTGATCGAGACCGTCACGCTGCCCGAGGTCGGACCCGGCGAGATCCTTGTCAAGGTGACCCGCACCAACATCTGCGGATCGGATCTGCACGCCTGGCACGGCACGTTCGCGACCCGCGGGCTCGGTGGCCAACTCCCCACCGTCCTCGGCCACGAGATGGTGGGGGCGGTCGCCGCGCTCGGCGACGGCGTCGACACCGATTCCAACGGCAAACCGCTCACCGAGGGCACCCGCGTGGTGTTCCCCTACTTCTTCTCGTGCCACCGCTGCCGAAACTGCCTGATGGGGCGGCGCAACGCCTGCCTGAACCTGACGATGGCGATGCTCGGCCGCGCCGACCAACCGCCCTACTTCGTCGGTGGTTACGCCGACTACTTCCTGCTACCCGCAGGCGCGGTCGTGTACACCGTGCCCGACACCGTCTCCGACGACATCGCCTCCGGCGCGAATTGCGCTCTCTCACAGGTCATGTACGGACTCGACCGGGTCGACCTGCAACTCGGCGAGATCGTGGTGGTGCAGGGTGCCGGTGCGCTCGGCCTCTACGCGGTCGCGGTGGCCAAGGCCCGCGGCGCCGACACGGTCATCGCGATCGACGGGGTACCCGACCGCCTCGAGTTGGCCACGGCATTCGGCGCGGATGCGGTGATCGACATCAACGAGGCGGCGACGGTGAAGGACCGCGCGAAGATCGTGCGCGAGCTGACCGGCGGTCACGGCGCCGATGTGGTGGTCGAGGTCGTCGGTCACCCGTCCGCCATCGACGAGGGCCTCAAACTGCTCGGTCAGTTCGGCCGCTACGCCGAGATCGGCAACATCAACATCGGTAAGACCTTCGAATTCGACCCGTCCCGGTTCGTCTTCGGCAACAAGACGATGGTCGGTGTCTCCCTGTACGAGCCGTCCGTCCTGTCGCGAGCGCTGACCTTCCTCGAACGGCACCGGGACCACCTGCCGCTGGACCGTCTGGCCGCCGCCCAGTATCCGCTCGACGACATCAACGAGGCGTTCGCCGCCGCCGAGGGCAAGCGCGATGTCCGCGCGAGCATCGTGCCCTGA